cctctaatcctcataattagaagcccagtgtggttctcatctcctccctctaattctccggtggcgattagctctggacggcgAAGCGCTACCGAATTGTGAAGACCGTACGCTTGCAACCAAGCAGAGAGGCCGTGCTTTCGGTCTTCTCTTCGAGGGATCGTTCGAGGGCGGTTCGCGGGATCTTCATCATTGTTCAAGGGACTTCGAACACGATCTACACTGACTCTTCTTTTTCTGCTGCACTCCGAAGTTGGTAACGATCATTGATCCCAACCcgtatgcatcttcatattgatcttggtGATCGTAGGTGCAACaaatttttgttttctactacgtttcccaacagggAGGAGGATGTCCACAAGGAGGACAATGACATGCAGTGATAGGGAAGGGGCGGTCACGACTGCGTGTGCGGTGACGAGTTGTCCTAGTGGCGTCAGGAGTCAGATATACTGCCGGGTCCCGCGTCGCGCGGACTGCTCGGATGAGAAGTCATAGAGGAGCCACGATGCATGTGACCGCGCACACCGCTTGGCCCAAACATCCTCCCCCTTGGTGCGGCCCATCGCAAGGGGTGACAGCTGATAGGGTTTTCTGTGGTTACCTGCTACGACTTGGGCGGCGAGGAGGGGTAGTGGAGTTAGGGGCAGTTTGGTTCATGCCCTGGAGAAGAATTGTCTGGCCTGGAAACTCCCTGGGATGTGCCTGGATATTGTTTGGATGAAAGCCACAAATTTTGGATGCCTCCCTGGCCCGGAGCTGACGGCCTGGCAGGCAACTTCATTAGCCTAGCTCAGGCGGGTGAAATGGGACGCCTGGGTGCCAGGCAAATGCCATTCCAAGCTGATTAGTACACATGCATTGATTATTATTGTTCTCATGCAAACATCGCATGCCATCCTGATTTTTTTATTGTATACATACTCACACCCATACTCACACCCAGGCTAGGAGTCCAACCAAACAAGAGATGCACAGGCACGCCTGGCCAGGCAGAAATCCTCTTCTCTCCAGGCTACTACCAGGCATCCTTTTTTGCCAGGCATGCAGCCCAGGGCATCCTTTTTTGCCAGGCATGCAGCCCAGGGCATGAACCAAACTGCCCCTTAGTGTGTAAGGGATATATACAAAGATGGGGCCAGGCTGTTGGGCCCACATAGCGGACAACCTAATTTCATCCCGACATAAAATGAGGTTGTCCGCTAGGTGGGGATACACTCTCAGCGCATCTGGTAATATTTGGGAAGGGGAGTGGGAGTTTAGAGTAGGGAGTTGTATTGATATTAGACATGTGATGAGATGTTTATTCCCAATCCACTGTTTGGCACATAATAGGAATTATATGTGAGATTTGAGGAGAAACTGTATTCTTTTGTTTGGTTCATGGGAATTAGCGAGGGACTAGACATGAAAAGTTTAAAGTTATGATGAAGGGCTAAGATTGCCTCACTAAGACAATTTCCTTTCAATTACCACCCCCTCCCCTGTTAATAAAACGGTGAAAGTTAGAGTCTAAAGTCCCATGCATATTCCCTTCTGAATTCCCAATCCCCCAACCAAACAGTAAATTTGAAGTCTCATATCCCATCAATTCCCATTCCCTAGATCTAATTACCCACAACCAAACACGCTGTCTAGTCTAGTTTATTTTGACAAACACCTTTCTACGCACCCGGCATTGTACATGATCTTGATCGGCAGGGTAAATAAAACTCAACAAGAAAATAGCAACAAcctttggatgcataaacatcaCAGAGGAAGGAACTGGGAACACATCATGTACAGAAACTCTCGGCAGGACTAAACAGCTCGTCCCCGATTCCATGGGTTTTCCTTTAGTACTACCGCCTAGTAATATTAGGTTAAGAACTGAAGCTCATGTCATGTTACACCATGGCATCCATTTCACCACCGCTGCCGGCGCCACGCCACACGTCGCTGACCTGGTGCTTGCAGATCGGGCATGTTCCTTGTTGGCGCAACCATGGATCAATGCAGTTCACATGAAACTGCAAAACAAGATGGGGGATCGAGTAAATCTTGCAGGCTCGTCTCATGTCATGACACAAGATTAATGGCAGGCTAGCAGCATGTACAACATCAGCAATTCAGAGTAGTGCAGAAATGCATACGGAAGGGAGTGGCCAACCAAGTGAAAGTGGTtctaaaaaaaacaaaaaacaagtGAAAGTGTGGAACAAATAATGTACTCCCTTCGATccatagtactccctctgttcacttctATAAGGCGTTGTAGACACTTCAGACAGCGTGCAAAACAGCTCAATTtcagttgtctgaaacgacttataaaagtgaacggagggagtactaaagttGTACTAAGTGAGCGACAAGTAATACGGATCAGAGGGAGTAAAATATTTGTATATGATATCTCTATAAGCAATGAGGTAAAACTTTCACGTTTGTTGCTTCACTGTAATCATGGATAAACTGCGCAAAATGCACTAGCATGAAACACAGTTTTGGATTCCTAGGATGCTTATAGGAAATTGGTCAACATTATATCAACTAAATTGTTCTATCACAGTACTACAGTTATCAGGTATTACACATTATCATATCATGACAATAATTGAAGTCTTCTACTGTCAAAATGAAGAAAACAACTGCAAGATGATCAGTATGATAATTACCCGATGCAAGCATGGCAGGCTTCTCAATAGATCACCCGCCACAACTTGCTCTAAGCAAACACTGCACGTCAACTCATCCTCTGTCATTTTGCTTGTTGCATCTGCGTCTTGCTTTTTCTGTACAGCAAAAGCAAACATGAAATACTGAAGACAAGGACTGCCTACCATGGTGGCACAGTCCAGACCATGCATGTGCTTGGATACACGCTTAATTGAAACAAAAAGGGCACAGCCATTAGCTGTGTGATTGTTATGGTACTACCACGGCTGACTAAAGAAATTCCGAAGAGCGTAACTGTCAAGCTGAGGCTACACTGCTAGTTGTCTAGTCGTACCAAAATGGAAATAGATATATAATGGACTTACACAAGAAATATCAAAGGAACACATTTATTCATTACCTCCTTGCCGGATTCAGGAGAAGAAACCAATGGTTCAGATGGCCCGTCACTACTGAATCAAAGAAAAAAGGAGTTAGCTACACGCTGTACAAGCAAGCAATTATGCATTGTTGGTTACATTTTTCCTAGAGGAACTCCTCAAACTGCGCTATAATTGGTCAGTTACATACTGAAGAAAGAAGGCACTCAAAATCAGTTTGCTTTGGCCATAATGCACCTTAAAAAGATAATTAATCTTGCCTTTTTCGATAAGGGGTGCTCCTCTGCTGCGCCTGAAGTTTGTATCTGAAAACAGGCAGAGTATTTATTTCTTCTTCAGTCATAGAAGGAGCATGTGGGCTATTGTCGGTATCTAGCGCTCTGAGAGCATCATAATCTGCAAGCAAAATATCCAACAATGGTATTATGTTTGCATGAAACAGTAAAACAGCAAGCAGAGCAAACAAAACTTATCAGTGTACCTAAATCATCAAACTCGCGGTCAAGCAGAGCAAGTTGGAGTCTAAGGCTTTGCAACCGGCCTCTCGAAGCAAGGGCTATGGTTGGCGGGACATGCACCCGCAACTCTGTGCGTCCAAGGAAGCCGTTGCCGTCTGC
This genomic window from Aegilops tauschii subsp. strangulata cultivar AL8/78 chromosome 4, Aet v6.0, whole genome shotgun sequence contains:
- the LOC109778685 gene encoding E3 ubiquitin-protein ligase SDIR1 isoform X2, whose product is MSFVFRGSRADIEAGGFPGFATERRAMRIHAGGRPVNSNSLAFLVTVLVLFMVLSSHQMSPNFLLWMVLGVFLLATSLRMYATCQQLQAQSQAHAADGNGFLGRTELRVHVPPTIALASRGRLQSLRLQLALLDREFDDLDYDALRALDTDNSPHAPSMTEEEINTLPVFRYKLQAQQRSTPYRKSSDGPSEPLVSSPESGKEKKQDADATSKMTEDELTCSVCLEQVVAGDLLRSLPCLHRFHVNCIDPWLRQQGTCPICKHQVSDVWRGAGSGGEMDAMV
- the LOC109778685 gene encoding E3 ubiquitin-protein ligase SDIR1 isoform X1, with translation MSFVFRGSRADIEAGGFPGFATERRAMRIHAGGRPVNSNSLAFLVTVLVLFMVLSSHQMSPNFLLWMVLGVFLLATSLRMYATCQQLQAQSQAHAADGNGFLGRTELRVHVPPTIALASRGRLQSLRLQLALLDREFDDLDYDALRALDTDNSPHAPSMTEEEINTLPVFRYKLQAQQRSTPYRKSDGPSEPLVSSPESGKEKKQDADATSKMTEDELTCSVCLEQVVAGDLLRSLPCLHRFHVNCIDPWLRQQGTCPICKHQVSDVWRGAGSGGEMDAMV